One part of the Musa acuminata AAA Group cultivar baxijiao chromosome BXJ1-5, Cavendish_Baxijiao_AAA, whole genome shotgun sequence genome encodes these proteins:
- the LOC135674390 gene encoding protein SCARECROW 2-like — MASTSFLLFPPPAHDSSPSSADQPNSNCSSSSSLIRANSSPLPPLQPLLLLPPQQFHYFRQQQHQQEEQLLQLLYLQQQQQQQQQQQQEEEQDKMVRKRLASELDLQSDSPYGPARLSRRTTTGASSSSSANPTFLGDVLPGQPSPLFNPPSTLPVDVGQQSAAASVLLPVTTSSTPPALLPSLPAPPPPALPSLAVCGFSGLPLFPPDDDRIALPSSNAEGLQLVSSSAIGGGGGSSDDAGVGTAWVDGIIRDIINSSAGGEVSIPQIVNSVREIVHPCNPGLAALLEFRLQSLSSGPSPAAALHSLPNSAALDPSDKRRRDTRVAPPLPETVQAPKRANQAPPFTFAPAVAGGGWEEPTSRLQSAQQNPQPQQQPQPQPQPQRSSTSVSSDEATAATAAASAAAAAAARKREEMQQRKRDEEGLHLLTLLLHCAEAVAADNLEEANRLLLEISELSTPFGTSAQRVAAYFSEAMSARLVSSCLGLYAPLPTVPHRHRLASAFQVFNGISPFVKFSHFTANQAIQEAFEREDRVHIIDFDIMQGLQWPGLFHILASRPGGPPRVRLTGLGSSMDALEATGKRLSDFAETLGLPFEFVPVAEKVGNLDPERLGVSRREALAVHWLHHSLYDVTGSDTNTLWLLQRLAPKVVTMVEQDLSQAGSFLARFVEAIHYYSALFDSLGASYGEDSQERHIVEQQLLSREIRNVLAVGGPARTGEVKFSNWREKLSQSGFRGVSLAGNAAAQATLLLGMFPSDGYTLVEENGTLKLGWKDLCLLTASAWRPTNHHQAAATSTLVAATR; from the exons ATGGCCTCCACCTCTTTCCTCCTCTTCCCTCCCCCAGCTCATGACTCGTCTCCCTCCTCCGCTGATCAACCCAACTCcaactgctcctcctcctcctctcttattAGAGCCAACTCTTCTCCACTTCCTCCCCTCCAACCACTACTGTTGTTGCCTCCGCAGCAGTTCCATTATTTTCGTCAGCAACAGCATCAGCAGGAGGAACAGCTTCTGCAACTCCTCTAtctccagcagcagcagcagcagcagcagcagcagcagcaggaggaggaaCAAGATAAGATGGTGAGGAAGAGGCTGGCTTCGGAGCTCGACCTCCAGTCCGACTCTCCATACGGCCCTGCTCGCCTCTCTCGCCGCACCACAACCggtgcctcctcctcttcctccgccaATCCTACGTTCCTAGGGGATGTCCTCCCCGGCCAGCCCTCTCCACTGTTCAATCCGCCTTCGACGCTTCCCGTTGACGTCGGCCAACAAAGCGCCGCTGCTTCCGTTTTGTTGCCAGTTACTACTAGTAGTACTCCGCCTGCCCTTCTACCGTCTTTGCCTGCTCCTCCGCCTCCAGCTCTTCCTTCGCTGGCCGTCTGTGGGTTCTCAGGCTTGCCCCTCTTTCCGCCCGATGATGATCGTATTGCTTTGCCTTCTTCGAACGCAGAGGGACTGCAGCTTGTTTCTTCCTCTGCCATCGGCGGTGGTGGTGGGAGCTCCGATGATGCCGGGGTAGGTACCGCTTGGGTGGACGGGATTATCCGCGATATCATTAATAGCTCCGCCGGCGGGGAGGTTTCCATCCCTCAGATAGTTAACAGCGTCCGCGAGATAGTACACCCATGCAACCCAGGCTTGGCGGCCCTCCTAGAGTTCCGACTCCAGTCGCTCTCATCCGGCCCATCGCCGGCCGCAGCGCTGCACTCGCTTCCCAATAGCGCAGCGCTGGATCCCTCCGACAAACGGCGGAGGGACACGAGGGTGGCTCCGCCGCTGCCGGAGACAGTACAAGCACCGAAACGAGCCAACCAGGCGCCGCCCTTCACATTCGCCCCAGCAGTTGCTGGCGGCGGATGGGAAGAACCAACAAGCCGCCTCCAAAGCGCACAACAGAACCCGCAGCCACAACAGCAACCACAACCCCAACCTCAACCTCAAAGGAGCTCCACCTCCGTTTCCTCGGACGAGGCAACGGCGGCGACGGCGGCTGcctcagcggcagcggcagcggccgcgAGGAAGAGGGAAGAGATGCAACAGAGGAAGAGGGACGAGGAGGGCCTCCACCTGCTGACGCTCCTGCTCCACTGCGCGGAAGCGGTAGCCGCCGACAACTTGGAGGAGGCGAACCGGTTGCTACTGGAGATCTCGGAGCTGTCGACCCCCTTCGGCACGTCGGCTCAGCGCGTTGCTGCCTACTTCTCGGAGGCAATGTCGGCTCGTCTGGTGAGCTCGTGCCTGGGCCTGTACGCGCCGCTTCCGACCGTGCCCCACCGCCACCGTCTGGCCTCCGCCTTCCAGGTTTTCAACGGTATCAGCCCCTTCGTAAAGTTCTCCCACTTCACGGCCAACCAGGCGATACAGGAGGCGTTCGAGCGGGAGGACCGTGTTCACATCATCGATTTCGACATCATGCAGGGCCTCCAGTGGCCGGGCCTCTTCCACATCCTGGCCTCCCGCCCCGGAGGCCCTCCGCGGGTGCGCCTCACCGGCCTCGGATCCTCCATGGACGCTCTTGAGGCCACTGGCAAGCGCCTTTCCGACTTCGCCGAGACGCTCGGCCTCCCCTTCGAGTTCGTTCCAGTTGCCGAGAAGGTCGGCAACCTGGACCCCGAGCGCCTCGGCGTGTCCCGCCGTGAGGCCCTCGCGGTGCACTGGCTGCACCACTCGCTCTACGACGTCACCGGTTCGGACACCAACACTCTCTGGCTTCTCCAAAG GTTGGCACCCAAGGTTGTAACAATGGTGGAGCAAGATCTCAGCCAAGCAGGTTCTTTCTTGGCTCGGTTCGTGGAGGCGATCCACTACTACTCGGCCCTCTTCGATTCGCTCGGCGCCAGCTACGGCGAGGACAGCCAGGAACGGCACATTGTCGAGCAGCAGCTGCTGTCTCGGGAGATCCGCAACGTGCTCGCCGTGGGTGGCCCGGCGCGCACCGGCGAGGTCAAGTTCAGCAACTGGAGGGAGAAGCTTAGTCAGTCTGGCTTCCGTGGGGTCTCGCTCGCAGGCAATGCAGCAGCCCAGGCCACCCTCCTCCTGGGCATGTTCCCCTCCGACGGCTACACCTTGGTCGAGGAGAACGGCACGCTCAAGCTGGGATGGAAGGATCTCTGCTTGCTTACAGCTTCAGCTTGGAGACCGACCAACCACCACCAGGCCGCCGCCACCTCCACCCTAGTTGCCGCCACTCGGTAG